In Nocardia yunnanensis, one DNA window encodes the following:
- a CDS encoding FecCD family ABC transporter permease — protein MRSIPVTDRRTGPHPVSGKAFGPLLIALCAGLLVAAVAAIGLGTVSVAPGDVLRVLAAHLGGGAPTDSLTDQIVWSFRAPRVLLAVVAGAGLSLAGLCLQNLVRNPLADPYMFGVTSGASLGAVLAMTTAALAATGFGVTGSAFAGALVSLALVFTLAQRGGRLLGSDLLLAAIAVSYLGTAATSYLQLRAKPAELRGVMFWLLGSLTGASWSSLLAPTLAVAAALLVLPALARGMNALALGDDTAAGLGVNPNRLRIGLLVISALLTASVVAAAGGIGFVGLIVPNAARLLVGPDHRRALPVSLLLGAIFLVLVDLATRTVDRPNEIPIGILTAALGAPAFLVLLRRGRRSVP, from the coding sequence ATGCGCTCCATCCCGGTCACTGACCGGCGCACCGGACCGCATCCGGTGTCCGGCAAGGCTTTCGGGCCGCTGCTGATCGCGCTGTGCGCGGGGCTGCTGGTCGCCGCCGTGGCGGCCATCGGCCTGGGCACGGTCAGCGTCGCGCCCGGCGATGTCCTGCGCGTGCTGGCCGCGCACCTCGGCGGCGGGGCGCCCACCGATTCGCTCACCGATCAGATCGTGTGGAGCTTCCGGGCTCCGCGCGTCCTGCTGGCCGTCGTCGCCGGCGCGGGCCTCAGCCTGGCGGGGCTGTGCCTGCAGAATCTGGTGCGCAATCCGCTGGCGGACCCGTACATGTTCGGCGTCACCTCGGGTGCGTCGCTGGGCGCGGTGCTGGCCATGACCACCGCGGCGCTCGCGGCCACCGGATTCGGCGTCACCGGAAGCGCTTTCGCGGGCGCGCTGGTCAGCCTGGCACTGGTGTTCACGCTGGCGCAGCGCGGCGGGCGACTGCTCGGCTCGGACCTGCTGCTGGCCGCCATCGCCGTCTCCTACCTGGGCACGGCGGCCACCAGCTATCTGCAACTGCGCGCCAAGCCCGCCGAACTGCGCGGGGTGATGTTCTGGCTGCTGGGCTCGCTCACGGGGGCGAGTTGGTCGAGCCTGCTCGCCCCGACCCTCGCGGTGGCGGCCGCGCTGCTGGTGCTGCCCGCGCTGGCCCGCGGCATGAACGCCCTCGCGCTCGGCGACGACACCGCGGCCGGTTTGGGCGTCAACCCGAACCGGCTGCGCATCGGGCTGCTGGTGATTTCCGCGCTGCTCACCGCGTCCGTGGTGGCCGCAGCGGGCGGTATCGGATTCGTCGGCCTGATCGTCCCGAACGCGGCGCGGCTGCTGGTCGGCCCGGATCACCGCCGGGCCCTGCCGGTGTCGCTGCTGCTCGGCGCGATCTTCCTGGTGCTGGTGGATCTGGCCACCCGCACCGTGGACCGGCCCAACGAGATCCCCATCGGCATCCTCACCGCCGCCCTCGGCGCACCCGCGTTCCTGGTGCTGCTGCGACGCGGAAGGCGAAGCGTCCCATGA
- a CDS encoding ABC transporter ATP-binding protein: protein MTGLGVTLDAASILSGVDLEITPGSFTGLAGPNGSGKSTLLRCLYRALRPSAGVVRIGDEDVWRTSARRAGQRTAVVAQDHGLEHGFSVLDMVAMGRIPHQGAFDRDTAADRDLVHAALERVGLGWAAGRVFASLSGGERQRALLARALTQQTPVLLLDELTNHLDLGAQLELLELVRELGLTTVAALHDLDHALAYCDHLILLSHGTVVAAGPPEQTLTPDRVAVLFGVRSAIVAHPLTGRPHLVTAPTEPAPAERDSLE from the coding sequence GTGACCGGGCTCGGGGTCACCCTCGATGCCGCGTCCATTCTGAGCGGCGTGGATCTCGAGATCACGCCCGGTTCCTTCACCGGTCTCGCCGGGCCCAACGGCTCCGGCAAATCCACTCTCCTGCGCTGCCTCTACCGCGCGCTGCGGCCCAGTGCGGGCGTGGTGCGCATCGGCGACGAGGACGTGTGGCGCACCAGCGCGCGGCGGGCCGGGCAGCGCACGGCCGTGGTGGCCCAGGATCACGGCCTCGAGCACGGGTTCTCGGTGCTGGACATGGTTGCCATGGGCCGCATTCCGCATCAGGGCGCGTTCGACCGCGACACCGCCGCCGATCGGGACCTGGTGCACGCGGCCCTGGAGCGGGTCGGGCTGGGCTGGGCCGCCGGACGCGTGTTCGCGTCCCTGTCCGGCGGCGAACGCCAGCGCGCGCTGCTGGCCCGCGCCCTCACCCAGCAGACCCCGGTGCTGCTGCTCGACGAGCTCACCAACCACCTCGATCTCGGAGCCCAGCTCGAATTGCTGGAACTGGTCCGGGAACTCGGCCTCACCACCGTCGCCGCCCTGCACGATCTCGATCACGCGCTCGCCTACTGCGACCACCTGATCCTGCTGTCGCACGGCACGGTGGTCGCCGCCGGCCCGCCCGAGCAGACCCTCACACCCGACCGGGTGGCGGTGCTGTTCGGCGTCCGCAGCGCCATCGTCGCCCATCCCCTCACCGGCCGGCCGCATCTGGTCACCGCCCCCACCGAACCCGCACCGGCAGAAAGGGATTCACTCGAATGA
- a CDS encoding cytochrome c oxidase assembly protein, with protein sequence MTEPASSEAAPGTTTTPSTAVAGAGLAAVALVVGVSVAFGDRAYLDQGLPYPGGTAAATYAVLRLIACLAGGFTLGSLVYGLFCAAPTARGRMGVDGYAAGRVAERAAAVWALSAIALVPVTAADAAGMSLRTALRLRALGPLIQAAEKPKAWLVVAVLTIVVAVLLRVTLSWNSVFGLAGISAVAVISPAVVGNAGEGPNHDYATGAVIPFTVGLSLLAGMSWCVLAQRRRVGGPDSAARFGVALHRYRIVLTVAVATMTPTAAAVMLILDPPSVFGGIYSWLAVVGALLLAVHLVLVWWLGRAKLESPLLPRVLALATASEVWWLGISVAMAVLPAPAFANRSFTALQVFLGFDLPHPPNALRLFTVWRFDIVLGTAAIGLAAAYLAGAHRLRRRGDDWPRWRTLSWTVGCLALLLVTSSGIGAYGYGMFSVHMMTHMALNMFIPVLLVLGAPVTLLLRAVAPAGRGAQPGPREWVLSLMHSRFTRLLSNPIVSLIIFVASLYGLYFTPLFDQLIRFHWGHLLMNIHFLITGYLYYWAIIGIDPGPRRLPHLGRLGMLFAIMPFHAFFGVAVMSSGTLIGADFYPQLQLGWLHDLLADQRLGGTLAWISGEVPVLLVVGALLSQWSTQERKEAARIDRHQEQYPDDDELAAYNAMLEQLSARRR encoded by the coding sequence ATGACCGAACCCGCGAGCAGCGAAGCCGCCCCCGGCACGACGACCACACCGTCCACGGCCGTGGCGGGGGCGGGACTCGCGGCGGTGGCGCTGGTCGTCGGCGTGAGCGTGGCCTTCGGGGACCGCGCTTATCTCGACCAGGGTCTCCCCTACCCGGGCGGGACGGCTGCCGCGACCTACGCCGTACTGCGGCTGATCGCCTGTCTCGCGGGCGGATTCACGCTGGGGTCGCTCGTCTACGGCCTGTTCTGTGCGGCGCCCACCGCACGCGGGCGGATGGGGGTGGACGGGTACGCGGCCGGGCGGGTCGCGGAACGGGCCGCGGCCGTCTGGGCATTGAGCGCGATCGCGTTGGTGCCGGTGACCGCCGCGGACGCCGCGGGCATGTCGCTGCGCACCGCCCTGCGCTTGCGGGCGCTGGGACCGTTGATCCAGGCAGCGGAGAAGCCCAAGGCGTGGCTGGTGGTCGCGGTGCTGACCATCGTCGTCGCGGTGCTGCTGCGGGTGACGCTGTCGTGGAACAGTGTGTTCGGGCTGGCCGGAATCAGTGCGGTGGCGGTGATTTCGCCCGCCGTGGTCGGCAATGCCGGGGAGGGGCCGAATCATGACTACGCGACGGGCGCGGTCATTCCGTTCACCGTCGGGCTGTCCCTGCTGGCCGGGATGAGCTGGTGTGTGCTCGCGCAGCGGCGGCGCGTCGGCGGGCCGGACAGCGCGGCACGGTTCGGTGTCGCGCTGCACCGCTACCGGATCGTCCTGACCGTGGCGGTGGCGACGATGACGCCGACGGCGGCGGCGGTGATGCTGATCCTGGACCCGCCAAGCGTTTTCGGCGGGATCTATTCCTGGCTGGCAGTGGTCGGGGCACTCCTGCTGGCTGTCCATTTGGTGTTGGTGTGGTGGCTGGGCCGCGCCAAGCTCGAATCACCGCTGCTGCCAAGGGTCTTGGCGCTGGCCACCGCGTCCGAGGTGTGGTGGCTGGGGATCTCGGTGGCCATGGCCGTCCTGCCCGCTCCCGCCTTCGCCAACCGGTCGTTCACCGCCTTACAGGTCTTCCTCGGCTTCGATCTGCCTCACCCGCCGAATGCGTTGCGGCTGTTCACCGTCTGGCGTTTCGACATCGTCCTGGGCACGGCCGCGATCGGGCTGGCCGCCGCCTACCTCGCGGGCGCACACCGACTGCGTCGCCGCGGCGACGACTGGCCGCGCTGGCGCACCCTCTCGTGGACGGTGGGCTGCCTCGCCCTGCTGCTGGTGACCTCGTCGGGTATCGGCGCGTACGGCTACGGCATGTTCAGCGTGCACATGATGACCCACATGGCGCTCAATATGTTCATCCCCGTGCTGCTGGTACTGGGCGCGCCGGTGACCCTGCTGCTGCGTGCGGTCGCGCCCGCCGGGCGGGGTGCGCAGCCGGGACCGCGCGAATGGGTGCTGTCGCTGATGCATTCGCGGTTCACGCGGCTGTTGAGCAATCCGATCGTGTCCTTGATCATCTTCGTGGCCTCGCTCTACGGCCTGTACTTCACGCCGCTGTTCGATCAGCTCATTCGCTTCCACTGGGGGCATCTGCTGATGAACATCCATTTCCTGATCACCGGCTACCTCTACTACTGGGCCATCATCGGCATCGATCCCGGCCCGCGGCGGCTGCCGCATCTGGGCCGGCTGGGCATGCTGTTCGCGATCATGCCGTTCCACGCCTTCTTCGGTGTCGCCGTCATGTCCTCCGGCACTCTGATCGGCGCGGACTTCTATCCGCAGCTCCAATTGGGTTGGCTGCACGACCTGCTGGCCGATCAACGCCTGGGCGGCACGCTGGCCTGGATCTCCGGTGAGGTGCCGGTGCTGCTGGTGGTGGGCGCGCTGCTGTCGCAGTGGTCCACGCAGGAGCGCAAGGAGGCGGCCCGCATCGACCGGCACCAGGAGCAGTATCCGGACGACGACGAGCTCGCCGCCTACAACGCCATGCTCGAACAGCTCAGCGCGCGCCGCCGCTAG
- a CDS encoding heavy metal translocating P-type ATPase — MTVPNSTLLPPASQRVRLAVTGMSCASCSARVERALNRLDGVTAAVNVATGVATVDAPPEVDAQRLCDTVIAAGFGATEITGATPLLDTEPEDRAAGDLFRRLLVALLLFFPLADLSIIFAVEPSTRITGWQWILLGLALPIVGWSAAPLHRRALAGLRTGATSMDTLVSLGITSATLWSIVTLFFRDREPEPAHGVWNAILHADSIYLEVAGGVTVFVLAGRYFEAKAKRRAGGALRALAALGAKDVTVLTRDGGEITVPIEELTEGARFLARPGETIATDGLVVAGHSSVDASAMTGESTPVEAGPGSAVTGGTVSLTGRLVVEAAAVGSATRLAGMIRLVAEAQAGKAALQRLADRISGVFVPVVLALAAATFTGWLVGGAGLDAAIGAGLAVLVIACPCALGLATPTALMVASGRGAQLGVFIKGHDALEASRTVDTVVFDKTGTLTEGAMTVVAVHTVDGADRAEIIGLAAGLEAASEHAVAAAITAHGRAENEKLPEVTDFVALPGLGARGRVAGRATLIGRAALFTDAGIAIPSGLARQLEREQRFGRTAVYFAVDGGVVAVLAVADAARPSAADAIARLHRLGLRTLLVTGDNAFAAQAIADEVGIAEVIAEVLPEGKVEVVRSLRAQGHRVAMVGDGINDGPALATADLGLAVGRGTDVAIGAADMILVREDLAVVPDAIELAHATLRTIRGNMLWAFGYNVAAIPVAMAGLLNPLLAGGAMAFSSLFVVWNSLRLKNFRGQASGGAR; from the coding sequence ATGACAGTGCCGAATTCGACCCTGCTGCCGCCCGCGTCCCAGCGGGTGCGGCTGGCGGTGACCGGTATGAGCTGCGCCAGCTGCTCGGCGCGTGTGGAGCGCGCCCTCAACCGCCTCGACGGGGTGACCGCCGCGGTGAACGTGGCGACCGGGGTGGCGACCGTGGACGCGCCACCCGAGGTGGACGCACAACGCCTGTGCGACACCGTGATCGCCGCCGGCTTCGGGGCCACCGAGATCACCGGCGCCACACCGCTGCTCGACACCGAGCCCGAGGACCGGGCCGCCGGTGACCTGTTCCGCCGGCTGCTGGTGGCGCTGCTGCTGTTCTTCCCGCTGGCCGATCTGTCGATCATTTTCGCGGTGGAGCCGAGCACGAGAATCACCGGCTGGCAATGGATTCTGCTGGGATTGGCGCTGCCGATCGTCGGCTGGTCGGCCGCGCCGCTGCACCGGCGCGCGCTGGCGGGCCTGCGGACCGGCGCGACCAGCATGGACACCCTGGTGTCGCTGGGCATCACCTCGGCGACCCTGTGGTCGATCGTCACCCTGTTCTTCCGCGACCGAGAACCAGAACCCGCGCACGGGGTGTGGAACGCCATCCTGCACGCCGATTCGATCTATCTCGAAGTCGCCGGTGGCGTCACGGTATTCGTGCTGGCGGGAAGGTATTTCGAGGCCAAGGCCAAGCGGCGCGCGGGTGGCGCGCTGCGTGCCCTGGCCGCGCTGGGCGCCAAGGATGTCACGGTGCTCACCCGCGACGGCGGCGAGATCACCGTCCCCATCGAGGAATTGACCGAGGGCGCACGGTTTCTGGCCCGTCCGGGCGAGACCATCGCCACCGACGGCCTGGTGGTGGCGGGACATTCCAGCGTCGACGCCTCGGCCATGACCGGCGAGTCGACGCCGGTGGAGGCCGGTCCGGGATCGGCGGTCACGGGCGGCACGGTGTCGCTGACCGGACGGCTGGTGGTCGAGGCCGCCGCGGTCGGGTCGGCGACGCGGCTGGCGGGCATGATCCGGCTGGTGGCGGAGGCGCAGGCCGGCAAGGCCGCGCTGCAGCGGCTGGCCGACCGCATCTCGGGGGTATTCGTCCCGGTCGTGTTGGCCTTGGCGGCAGCGACTTTCACCGGCTGGCTGGTCGGCGGCGCGGGTCTGGACGCCGCCATCGGGGCGGGCCTGGCGGTGCTGGTCATCGCCTGCCCGTGCGCGCTGGGCCTCGCGACGCCGACCGCGCTCATGGTGGCCTCGGGCCGGGGCGCGCAGCTGGGGGTGTTCATCAAGGGCCACGACGCGCTCGAGGCCAGCCGCACGGTGGACACGGTGGTGTTCGACAAGACCGGCACGCTCACCGAGGGCGCGATGACCGTGGTGGCGGTGCACACCGTCGACGGGGCCGATCGCGCCGAGATCATCGGTCTCGCAGCCGGTTTGGAGGCGGCGTCCGAACATGCCGTTGCCGCCGCGATCACCGCGCACGGGCGCGCCGAGAACGAGAAGCTGCCCGAGGTCACGGATTTCGTGGCGCTGCCGGGCCTGGGTGCGCGTGGCCGGGTCGCCGGTCGCGCGACGCTCATCGGCCGGGCGGCGTTGTTCACCGACGCGGGCATTGCGATCCCGTCCGGCCTGGCGCGACAGTTGGAGCGCGAGCAGCGTTTCGGGCGCACCGCGGTGTATTTCGCGGTGGACGGCGGTGTGGTCGCGGTGCTGGCGGTGGCGGACGCGGCGCGGCCCAGCGCGGCGGACGCGATCGCGCGGCTGCACCGGCTGGGTCTGCGCACCCTCCTGGTGACCGGCGACAACGCCTTTGCCGCGCAAGCGATCGCCGATGAGGTCGGGATCGCCGAGGTGATCGCGGAGGTGCTGCCCGAGGGCAAGGTCGAGGTGGTGCGCAGCCTGCGCGCGCAGGGGCACCGGGTGGCGATGGTCGGCGACGGCATCAACGACGGTCCGGCCCTGGCCACCGCCGATCTGGGCCTGGCCGTCGGCCGCGGCACCGATGTCGCGATCGGCGCGGCCGACATGATCCTGGTGCGCGAGGACCTGGCCGTGGTGCCCGACGCCATCGAGCTCGCGCACGCCACCCTGCGCACCATTCGCGGAAACATGCTGTGGGCCTTCGGTTACAACGTGGCCGCCATCCCGGTGGCGATGGCCGGACTGTTGAATCCGCTGCTGGCGGGCGGCGCCATGGCGTTCTCGTCATTGTTCGTGGTGTGGAACAGCCTGCGGTTGAAGAACTTCCGGGGACAGGCTAGCGGCGGCGCGCGCTGA
- a CDS encoding zf-HC2 domain-containing protein → MKCEVCQEALSARIDGEAEPVPSEQVDAHLEGCAACAEWYDAAVAATRGLRLRPITPTPDLTESIVARAVAEGAIPGFRDERLETLRLLLGGIGAVQCALGIAQLAGFGVGVHTDHLAHSGAGHLFNESTAWNLALGIGMVYGALRTRAAAGLIPVLSGFAGVVTLFVILDLARHETTVARVSSHLVVVAGLVVALLMQRRLRGGPEERGRGHEPVPVPEGARGGRRLGHLSRHDPAA, encoded by the coding sequence GTGAAGTGCGAAGTGTGTCAGGAAGCGCTGTCCGCGCGCATCGACGGCGAGGCCGAACCGGTGCCATCGGAGCAGGTCGACGCGCATCTCGAGGGATGCGCGGCGTGCGCCGAGTGGTACGACGCGGCGGTGGCCGCCACCCGCGGGCTGCGCCTGCGCCCGATCACGCCCACACCCGATCTCACCGAGTCGATCGTGGCGCGCGCGGTGGCCGAGGGCGCGATTCCCGGCTTCCGCGACGAACGGCTCGAGACCCTGCGGCTGCTGCTGGGTGGGATCGGCGCGGTGCAGTGCGCGCTGGGCATCGCCCAGCTCGCGGGTTTCGGTGTCGGCGTGCACACCGACCATCTCGCGCATTCCGGGGCCGGGCACCTGTTCAACGAGAGCACCGCGTGGAATCTGGCGCTGGGCATCGGCATGGTCTACGGCGCGCTGCGCACCCGCGCGGCCGCCGGGCTCATCCCGGTGCTGAGCGGATTCGCCGGTGTCGTCACGCTGTTCGTGATTCTCGACCTGGCCCGGCACGAGACGACCGTGGCGCGGGTGTCCTCGCATCTGGTCGTGGTGGCGGGCCTGGTGGTGGCGCTGCTGATGCAGCGGCGGCTGCGCGGCGGCCCGGAGGAGCGTGGTCGCGGACACGAGCCGGTCCCGGTGCCCGAGGGCGCGCGCGGCGGCCGCCGCCTGGGCCATCTGTCCCGCCACGATCCGGCCGCCTGA
- a CDS encoding sigma-70 family RNA polymerase sigma factor, with protein MAAAQGDRRATEQFIRATQTDVWRFIAHRTDAGRADDLTQETYLRALGSLRRFEGRSTARAWLLSIARRVCVDEIRSAMARPRVSWSADWEEAADRGRAGADAAVLEFAEVKIMLAALTDERREALILTQVLGLSYQEAADVCGCPTGTIRSRVARAREDLIAAARGGDAADARG; from the coding sequence ATGGCCGCCGCGCAAGGTGATCGGCGCGCGACCGAGCAATTCATCCGCGCAACCCAAACAGATGTATGGCGCTTCATCGCGCACCGAACCGACGCGGGCCGCGCCGACGACCTGACCCAGGAGACCTACCTGCGGGCCCTCGGCAGCCTGCGCCGGTTCGAGGGCCGCTCGACCGCGCGCGCCTGGCTGCTGTCCATCGCCCGGCGCGTATGCGTCGACGAGATCCGCAGCGCCATGGCACGACCGCGAGTGTCGTGGAGCGCGGACTGGGAGGAAGCCGCCGACCGCGGCCGCGCCGGCGCCGACGCCGCCGTCCTCGAATTCGCCGAGGTGAAGATCATGCTCGCGGCGCTGACCGACGAGCGCCGCGAGGCGCTCATCCTCACCCAGGTCCTGGGTTTGTCGTATCAGGAAGCCGCGGACGTGTGCGGCTGCCCGACCGGCACCATCCGCTCCCGAGTCGCGCGCGCCCGCGAGGATCTCATCGCCGCCGCCCGCGGCGGCGACGCCGCCGACGCTCGCGGCTGA
- a CDS encoding GNAT family N-acetyltransferase produces the protein MVTGESDGRVEIRDARGEDFAAVGELTVEVYVGEGHVNPQSPYVAELADTATRAESAEILVAVRGGEVLGSLTMARPGTPYADIARPGELEFRMLAVSKRARGLGVGTALLRRVIDTARAEGFEAVVLTTMPTMQDARRMYDRFGFAHVPERDWRTMAGLPLTVMRLAL, from the coding sequence GTGGTGACGGGTGAGAGTGATGGGCGTGTGGAGATTCGGGATGCCCGCGGGGAGGATTTCGCGGCCGTCGGCGAGCTGACCGTCGAGGTGTATGTCGGTGAGGGGCATGTGAATCCGCAGAGCCCCTACGTCGCGGAGTTGGCCGACACCGCCACCCGGGCGGAGTCGGCGGAGATCCTGGTGGCGGTGCGCGGTGGCGAAGTCCTCGGGTCGCTGACGATGGCGCGGCCCGGCACGCCGTACGCGGATATCGCGCGGCCCGGGGAATTGGAGTTCCGGATGCTCGCGGTGTCCAAGCGAGCGCGCGGACTGGGCGTGGGGACCGCGCTGCTGCGCCGGGTGATCGACACCGCCCGCGCCGAGGGGTTCGAGGCGGTGGTGCTGACGACGATGCCGACCATGCAGGACGCCCGCCGCATGTACGACCGCTTCGGCTTCGCCCATGTCCCCGAACGGGATTGGCGCACCATGGCCGGCCTCCCGCTGACCGTCATGCGCCTCGCGCTGTGA
- the ligA gene encoding NAD-dependent DNA ligase LigA gives MEITAASGDERVEWQRLAEEVREHQFRYYVRDAPIITDGEFDALFNRLVALEEAHPDLRTPDSPTQVVGGGFTTEFAPVDHLERMYSLDNVFNEDEMRQWIAKVEADADADIHYVCEVKIDGVALNLVYEDGKLVRGATRGDGRTGEDVTLNARTIEDIPHELAHSDDFPVPKLLEVRGEAYMTLADFEALNAGIVAEGKPPYANPRNTAAGSLRQKDPAVTARRRLRMICHGFGRLEGFAPESQYEAYRALAAWGLPVSAHTVRVQGADAVVERVNYWGEHRHDIEHEIDGQVVKVDEFSLQRRLGSTSRAPRWAIAYKYPPEEATTKLLDIQVNVGRTGRVTPFAVMQPVTVAGSTVAMATLHNASEVQRKGVLIGDTVTIRKAGDVIPEVLGPVVDARDGSEREFVMPTHCPECGTELAPAKEGDADIRCPNQQYCPAQLRERVFHVAGRGAFDIEALGYEAAIDLLKSGAIGDEGDLFALDEQKLLTTTLFTNKSGTLSANGKRLLENLESAKDRPLWRVLVALSIRHAGPTAARALATAFGSMDRIREASPEELAATDGVGPTIAAAVTEWFTVPWHLDIVDKWAAAGVRMEDERDESIERNLEGLSIVVTGSLENFTRDGAKEAILVRGGKAAGSVSKKTAFVVIGDSPGTKAAKAEELGVPILDEEGFVKLLEGGPDAVS, from the coding sequence ATGGAGATCACCGCGGCGAGCGGGGACGAGCGGGTCGAGTGGCAGCGGCTGGCGGAGGAGGTTCGCGAGCACCAGTTCCGCTACTACGTGCGGGACGCGCCGATCATCACCGACGGCGAGTTCGACGCGCTGTTCAATCGGCTGGTGGCTCTCGAGGAGGCGCACCCGGATCTGCGCACGCCGGATTCGCCGACCCAGGTCGTCGGCGGCGGATTCACCACCGAGTTCGCGCCGGTCGATCATCTCGAGCGGATGTACTCGCTGGACAATGTGTTCAACGAGGACGAGATGCGGCAGTGGATCGCCAAGGTGGAGGCCGATGCCGACGCCGACATCCACTATGTCTGCGAGGTGAAGATCGACGGTGTCGCGCTCAACCTCGTCTACGAGGACGGCAAGCTGGTGCGCGGCGCCACCCGCGGCGACGGCCGCACCGGGGAGGACGTCACCCTCAATGCCCGCACCATCGAGGACATTCCGCACGAGCTCGCGCACTCCGACGATTTCCCGGTGCCGAAGTTGCTGGAGGTGCGCGGCGAGGCGTACATGACGCTGGCCGATTTCGAGGCGCTCAATGCCGGCATCGTCGCGGAAGGCAAACCGCCGTACGCGAATCCGCGCAATACCGCCGCCGGTTCGCTGCGGCAGAAGGATCCGGCGGTGACGGCGCGGCGGCGGCTGCGCATGATCTGCCACGGCTTCGGGCGGCTGGAAGGCTTCGCGCCGGAGTCGCAGTACGAGGCGTATCGGGCGCTGGCGGCGTGGGGGCTGCCGGTGTCGGCGCACACGGTGCGGGTGCAGGGCGCGGACGCGGTGGTGGAGCGCGTCAATTACTGGGGCGAGCACCGCCACGATATCGAGCACGAGATCGACGGCCAGGTCGTGAAGGTCGACGAGTTCAGCCTGCAACGCCGGCTGGGCTCCACCTCGCGCGCGCCGCGCTGGGCCATCGCCTACAAGTATCCGCCGGAGGAGGCCACCACCAAGCTGCTCGACATTCAGGTGAATGTCGGTCGCACGGGCCGGGTTACGCCGTTCGCGGTGATGCAGCCGGTCACGGTCGCCGGCTCCACGGTGGCCATGGCGACGCTGCACAATGCGTCGGAGGTGCAGCGCAAGGGCGTGCTCATCGGCGACACCGTCACCATTCGCAAGGCCGGGGATGTGATCCCGGAGGTGCTGGGCCCGGTGGTGGACGCCCGCGACGGCAGCGAACGCGAATTCGTGATGCCGACGCACTGCCCCGAATGCGGCACCGAACTGGCCCCGGCCAAGGAGGGCGACGCCGATATCCGCTGCCCCAACCAGCAGTACTGCCCGGCGCAGTTGCGGGAACGCGTCTTTCACGTGGCCGGGCGTGGTGCGTTCGATATCGAGGCGCTGGGCTACGAGGCCGCCATCGACCTGTTGAAGTCGGGCGCGATCGGCGACGAGGGCGACCTGTTCGCGCTCGACGAGCAAAAGCTGCTCACGACAACGCTTTTCACCAACAAGAGCGGCACCCTGTCCGCGAACGGCAAACGGCTGCTGGAGAATCTGGAATCCGCCAAGGACCGCCCGCTGTGGCGCGTGCTGGTCGCGCTCTCGATCCGCCATGCCGGTCCCACCGCGGCCCGCGCGCTCGCGACCGCGTTCGGCAGCATGGACCGCATTCGCGAAGCCTCGCCCGAGGAGCTCGCCGCCACCGACGGCGTCGGCCCGACCATCGCGGCCGCCGTCACCGAATGGTTCACCGTCCCATGGCATCTCGATATCGTCGACAAGTGGGCGGCGGCCGGGGTCCGGATGGAGGACGAGCGCGACGAGTCCATCGAACGCAACCTCGAGGGCCTGTCCATCGTGGTCACGGGGTCGCTGGAGAATTTCACCCGCGACGGCGCGAAGGAGGCGATCCTCGTGCGCGGCGGCAAGGCGGCCGGATCCGTCTCGAAGAAAACAGCTTTCGTGGTGATCGGCGACTCGCCCGGCACCAAGGCCGCCAAGGCGGAGGAACTCGGTGTCCCGATCCTCGACGAGGAGGGCTTCGTCAAGCTCCTCGAGGGCGGCCCGGACGCGGTGTCGTGA